CGAAAGGGATGCTCGCGCCCGGCATGCTCGCGGACTTTGTGATGCTCGACCGCAACCTCTTCACCGTGCCGCCCGACGAACTCCAGCATGCGCGGGTCGCCCTCACGGTCATGGACGGCCGCGTCGTCTACGAAGCGAAGTCCCGCTGACCGACCAGGGCGAA
This Verrucomicrobiota bacterium DNA region includes the following protein-coding sequences:
- a CDS encoding amidohydrolase family protein; its protein translation is KGMLAPGMLADFVMLDRNLFTVPPDELQHARVALTVMDGRVVYEAKSR